The nucleotide window ATTCCTAACGCTTAGGCGCAGTATGCCGGGCTTTTTTCGTCCCGGGCATACGCTGGCCGTGGGTTTCGTGTTAAACCATGCTACACATGGATAGCAGGTTTTCCCCAAATGGGCGGCGGAGCCGTCGTTCATTGAACCGTATATCCCTCTGAGGAGTCGCCACCATGCGTCCAGTTTTCGCTCGATTGCTCTGCTTGTCCGTCATTTTCTGCGTTTGTATTTCAGCGCCTCGCTTCGCCTTGGCGGAGGGCTCGGAGATCTGGCACGTAAAAGCGGTCCATCCGGAAGGGGAATTGCTGGCCATCAAGGCGATCGGCAAGGCTGGGGAGTTGTACGACGTGAAAGCGATCGCCGAATCTGGCAATCGCCATATGCTGAGCATCAAGGCCTTCATCGATGGCAAGCCGATGCCGCTCAAGGTTTTGGCGAGCGACGACTTCTACGGACCAGTGAAAGCGCTCGACACCAAGGGCACCATCTACGATGTCAAGGCCATCACCGCCGACGGCGACAAGCTCGATGTGAAAGCCGTCTCCCGCTCCGGCAGCATCCTCGACATCAAGGCGATCGGCCCCCAGCAACGCTTCTTCGGCATTAAAGCAATCTCCCCCTCAGGGCACGTCTACGACGTGAAGGGAGTCAAAATGCTGGACGAAGCCATCGAGCAGGAAGTCAACGGCATCCCGATCCGCGCCCATATTAAGGCGCTGCCGCAAGTGGACTGAGCGCCACGGCACGCTGGATGAAGTGGTGGGAGTGGGGGAATGTCGAATGAATTGCAAACAGCGCGGCATGGCTGCACGACCATTCGTCGTTCAGTCATTCGGATTTGATTCGACATTCGGATTTCGACATTCGTCATTCGGCCTCATTCCTCTTCTTCCTCCAACAAGTCCGCTTCGGTCAGCGTGACGAAGCCCTTGGAATCGAGTGTATCTAGGGCGACGTCGATGTTGTCCACCATCAGCGCCACGGCCGGGCGGCCGCGCGGGCGGACCAGCAACGGATAGGCCTGGGTGATGTTCACCTCGGCCTGCAGCAGCGCCGTGCAGACGCGCAGCAGTGGTTGCGGGCCCTCGGGCAACTCGACGCCAATCAGGTCGCTTTCCACCATTGCCAGACCGGCGCGCTCCAGGATCTCGCGCCCTTGCTCGGGGTGGCTCAACAAGAATCGCACGAAGGCGCACTCGGCGCTATCGGCGATCGAAAACGCGACAATGCGGACGCGGCTCCCTTCGAAGCGGCGGACCACTTCCAGCAACTGGCCGACCCGGTTCTCCAAGAAGACGGTGAACTGGCGGATCGCCGGGTAATTGCGTCCGCGGGAGGTCTTGAAGCCGGTTCCGGCGCCTTCCCCAGTACTCATACGCAGGCCTCGCTCAAAGAACGCGCCGCAACGGCGGCAAAAATCGGGGCGCGAATGCCTAAACATAGGCAGAGAAGCATCTTCCGTCAACAACCGCAGTCCAGCATGCCGTGTGATCCGCGGCAAACTGTGGGAGGCGTCTCCAACGCCGATCGAGTGAGCGCCGCAATCGGCAAAACGGCCAGGCGAGCCAGATTGCGTTAACCATCGGCGTCGGAGACGCCTCTCACAACGTTTTCCGCGACCCAGAATTTTTGATGCGATCATTTCGATTCAATTGCGCCATCAATCTGACTACAGGAGCCCAAAACACGTGAAGCGATCCACAGGAATTCAGTTGGGCAACTCAGGAAAACGCCGGCAATTCCGCGAGCTTTGGAGAATTTGCACGATTGGTACGCCGATCGCTTTAAGTCGCGGCGAGTCATGAAGGGAGAAGCCGAACAGGGGCAGTGCTTTTTCTGACACGGGACTCGACATGCCACCGCGTCGGCCGCGAGAATCGCCGCCGCGGATTCTGTCTCACGAGGCAATGCGGCAATGACGCCGGATCGGCCATCGATTAATCGACGTTCGGACGACAGGGTTTGTCGGCGTTCGTCCACGATAAAACATGTGGCGGCCGGCGACTCAAAATGAGTCGCCGGCCGTTTCGCATTATGGCGTACTTGAATTGACGCTATACAAGTGCGAAAGCAGCGGTAATCGCATCGATGACTTTTTCTGTTGGCTCAATCCCGACCGATAGCCGAATCGTTCCGCCGTCGATGCCGAGGCGCGCCCGTTCCGTTGGGGCGAGGCCGCGATGGCTGGTGGATTCCGGATGACTGAGTGTGGTACTCAAGTCCCCCAGCGACGGCGCGAAGGGAATGCTGTTGGCCAACGCCTGAATGAACGCGGTGGCCGCCGGTCTTCCGCCCGCGAGCGTAAAGGTCACCATCGAGCCGAAGCCGCCGGACAAGTATTGTCGCGCGAGCGCATGCTCGGCGCTCGACGGCAGCCCCGGGTAGAAGACTTCTCGCACACCGGGCTGCTTCGTCAGTAATGCCGCGACAGCGAGCGCATTGGCCGACGCTCGTTCCATGCGCACTTCTAAGGTTCCTAAGCCGCGCAAGGCCAGCCAGCAATCAAAGGGGCTAGCAGCCAGTCCCCAGGTGGAGATTGCCGGGGGCACGCGCTCCCATTTCTCCTCCGCACCGCCGAGGAAACCGAGCACGACATCGCTATGTCCGTTCATCATCTTGGTCAGGCTTTCCAACACCAAGTCCGCCCCCCACTTGAGCGGCTGACACAGCGCCGGCGTCGCAAACGTGTTATCGACCAGCAGCAATGTCCCATGTGCATGCGCTAGCTTTGCCAACTCGGCGATATCGGCAACGTGCAATAGCGGATTGGAAATCGTCTCGATCACAAGCAGCTTCGGCCGAGCAACGAGCGCGGCGGCGACTTTATCGAGACAGGAAGTGTCCACCATCGTTGCGCAAACGCCGAATCGTGCGCATTCTCCGGCCAGCAGGCGAATGCTCTTACCATAGAGCTGATCGCTGACCAGCAAGTGGTCGCCCGATTTCGTGAGGGCCAACACGGCGGCCGCCAGCGCGCTCATTCCCGAGGCGCAGACAGCGCCGCGCTCGGCGTCGTGAAGTCGTCGACAATGCTCGGCCAAGGCCTCCGCATTGGGATGCCCGTCGCGCGCGTAGGCGAAACCGGGTGTTTCACCGCTGAGAACCGCGTCGGCGTCGTCGGGATCCCGCATGCGGTAGACAGCGGACAACTCAATCGGGGGGATGAGTGGGGCATGCGATCGCATGCGCGACTCATCCGACAGCGGGGGGGTGCGTTGTTGATCGGACATGGTAGGAGTGCCAAGAAGTGTTTGCCATCGGCGTCGGAGACGCTTCCCACAGCTTCGTATCCCCATGCAGCGATTCGATTCGCTCACGAGCGCGCGGCCTTTTTTTGTCGTGGTGTATTCTTACCTTTGCGCGACGGCGTGCATAGAATTCGCGTGGCTCAAGGAAGTTACGAGCTGGCGACGATTCGCATGTCGAATCACGTCGCGCGGGCAAGGACGCGTGTTTCGTCGAGCGAGACGCGTCGATGTTAATTTAGGCAAGATGATTGGCGGGCAGTGGGCCGCTTGTTTTGCCCTGTCGTCATTTCTTTCCAATTAGCAAGCCATGCGTTTTTCTTGAAGAAATCGTGGTAGAATTCGTTGGATTTCCTGGTGACTTTCGAGGATAATTGTTCGGACTATTGAAGGCAGCCGCTTCTTTGAGAAGCCGTGGCACCATAGCGGGAGGATCATGCCTACCTTCGCCTCCGCAACACGGCACGCATATGCGCGCGGCACTTCAACAGGATCGATGAACCAGGAACTGGACGTGTGGGCTTGCCGAGCAAGCCTGGCACGTCCTTGTTTCGTCGGCGGATCGCACAACGTGTGGATCGCACGAGCCGTAACCAGGGGTGGCCCGCCAGGGGACATTCTTGTTGCGCCTCGGGTCTAACCCGGACCGTAGTGTGAAGCTCAGTTTGCCTCGCGTGACCCCGACGACAGTGTGACGCACTGTCTTCCCTCGCACATTCGTAGGAGCGAACCCTTGTACGACGTACTGCTGGACGAATTGGAGGACGAAGGTACTCCATCGCACGAGGACGCCGACCGCCTGGTCGAGAAGGTCCACGACGACGTGGAC belongs to Planctomycetia bacterium and includes:
- a CDS encoding acetolactate synthase — protein: MSTGEGAGTGFKTSRGRNYPAIRQFTVFLENRVGQLLEVVRRFEGSRVRIVAFSIADSAECAFVRFLLSHPEQGREILERAGLAMVESDLIGVELPEGPQPLLRVCTALLQAEVNITQAYPLLVRPRGRPAVALMVDNIDVALDTLDSKGFVTLTEADLLEEEEE
- a CDS encoding aminotransferase class I/II-fold pyridoxal phosphate-dependent enzyme, producing MRSHAPLIPPIELSAVYRMRDPDDADAVLSGETPGFAYARDGHPNAEALAEHCRRLHDAERGAVCASGMSALAAAVLALTKSGDHLLVSDQLYGKSIRLLAGECARFGVCATMVDTSCLDKVAAALVARPKLLVIETISNPLLHVADIAELAKLAHAHGTLLLVDNTFATPALCQPLKWGADLVLESLTKMMNGHSDVVLGFLGGAEEKWERVPPAISTWGLAASPFDCWLALRGLGTLEVRMERASANALAVAALLTKQPGVREVFYPGLPSSAEHALARQYLSGGFGSMVTFTLAGGRPAATAFIQALANSIPFAPSLGDLSTTLSHPESTSHRGLAPTERARLGIDGGTIRLSVGIEPTEKVIDAITAAFALV